The sequence below is a genomic window from Sinorhizobium terangae.
TCTCCGATGTCTATCCGACGATCACGGCGATGAGCGCCGACCTCATTCTGCCGGCCGCGATGTGGGTGGAGAAGGAGGGCGCTTACGGCAATGCCGAGCGGCGCACCCACGTATGGCACCAACTCGTCGATGCGCCCGGCGAGGCGCGTTCCGATCTCTGGCAGATGGTGGAGTTCTCCAAGCGCTTCACCACCGACGAGGTGTGGCCCGCGGAAACCCTCGACGCCAATCCCGGCTATCGCGGCAAGACGCTCTACGACGTGCTCTTCAAGAACGGCAATGTCGATCGTTTCGCCGCGAGCGAGATCAACAAGGACTACGCGAACCGGGAAGCCGAGGCCTTCGGCTTCTACATCCAGAAGGGCTTGTTCGAGGAATATGCCTCCTTCGGGCGCGGCCATGGACACGACCTCGCGCCCTATGACCGCTACCACGAGGTGCGCGGCCTGCGCTGGCCCGTGGTCGACGGCAAGGAGACGCTCTGGCGCTACCGCGAGGGCTACGACCCCTATGTGAAGCCGGGCGAGGACGTGAAGTTCTACGGCCGTCCGGACGGCAGGGCGGTGATCCTCGCCGTTCCCTACGAGCCTCCGGCCGAGTCGCCGGACGAGGAATTCGATATCTGGCTCGTCACCGGTCGCGTGCTCGAACATTGGCATTCCGGATCGATGACGATGCGGGTGCCGGAACTGTACCGGGCCTTCCCGGGCGCCGTCTGTTTCGTGAATGCTGACGACGCACGCAAGCGCAACCTCAATCAGGGTGCCGAGGTCAGGATCATTTCCCGGCGCGGCGAGATCCGTGCCCGCGTCGAGACGCGCGGCCGCAATCGCATGCCGCCGGGCGTCATCTTCGTCCCCTGGTTCGACGCCAGCAAGCTCATCAACAAGGTGACGCTGGATGCCACCGATCCCATCTCCAAACAGACGGATTTCAAGAAATGCGCGGTCAAGATCGTCTCTGTCGCATGATGCGAAGCCCCGTATGGATGTTTGGTGCGCTGCTCGCGCTGCTGTTCGTCAGCAGCGCGGCGATCGCCCAGATGGCGCCCGAAGAAAGGGTGCCGGAACTCTCCGGTCCCCCGCAGGAGATGACCGAGCCAGGGGCGCCCCCGATACCGAAATGGGTGGTCGATGACGTTCGCAAGGAGCGCAATTATCCTGACCAGCCGCCGGTGATCCCGCACTCGATCGAGGGCTATCAGCTTTCGGTCAACACCAACCGCTGCCTCTCCTGCCACAAGCGCGAGCTTACCGAGGAGTCGGGTGCGCCGATGATCAGCGTCACCCATTATATGACGCGTGAAGGCCAGATGCTCGCGGACGTGTCGCCACGGCGCTACTTCTGCACCGCCTGCCACGTGCCGCAGGCGAACGTCAAACCGCTCGTCGGCAATACCTTCAAGGATATGAGCGAGCTGGGCGTCAAGCCCGCGGGGAGCGAGTGACGCCATGGCATGGATCAGGAAACTCGTCCTTTGGGCGTGGCGCATTGTCAGCACGCCGGCGGGAACGCTGAGCCTCGGCTTCCTGACGCTCGGCGGCTTCGTCGGCGGCGTGATGTTCTGGGGTGCCTTTAACACCGCGCTCGAGCTCACCAACACCGAGGCCTTCTGCACCTCCTGCCACGAGATGCGCGACAACGTCTATCAGGAGCTGACGCGGACGATCCATTTCTCCAATCGCTCCGGCGTCAGGGCCACCTGCCCGGACTGCCACGTTCCGCATGACTGGACGGACAAGATCGCCCGCAAGATGCAGGCATCGAAGGAGGTCTGGGGCAAGATCTTCGGGACGATCAACACCCGCCCGAAATTCCTCGAGCATCGGCTGGAACTCGCCCAGCATGAATGGGCGCGGCTGAAGGCAAACGACAGTCTCGAATGCCGCAATTGCCATTCGTCGGTGGCTATGGACCTCCAGAAGCAGACGGAACGGGCGGCGACGATCCACACCCGTTATCTGCTTCCCGGCCGGGCGACCTGCATCGATTGCCACAAGGGCATCGCGCACGAGCTGCCGAACATGCAGGGCATCGATCCAGGCTGGAAGGTGCCGCCGGAACTGGAAGGCGAGACGACCACGAGTTCAACCCCGATCGACGAACTGCGGCAGGCGATGAAGGAGCTGCACGCGAGCAACTTCTAAAGCCGTTGGATCGGCACTCAATTGCTTGGGCGCGTCAGAATGAAGGCGGCGGGGAGTGCCATCACGGCCGCGACGATGGCCGCAAGCATCGCGTCCGGATTGCTGAAAAGACAGAAGAGACCGAAGCTTGCGGCGATCAGGGCGACGGCGGTGAACTTCGCCTTCGCCGCGATCGCACCCTTTTCCCGCCAGAGGCGCAGTGAAGGACCGAAAACGGGATGCTCGACGAGCCAGCGCTCAAGCCGGGGAGACGCCCGGGCGAACAGGCCGGCCGCCAGGAGCAGGAAAGGTGTGGTGGGCAATAGCGGCAGGAACACGCCGGCGATGGCGAACCCGACCATCAGCCAGCCAAGGCACAAACAAAGGATACGCAACGGAAGGTTCATTCACCGTCTCCAGATCACGCGCTCCCGAAAGGGTAACCGTGTTCATCGCACACCCGCCTTCGAGCTTGGCAAGGCGGCGACATTGAGGAGCCGCGCACCTTGCAGCGCGGCTTCGGCAATGTCCTCGAAAAGCAGCCGCGCTTCCACCAACACGCTTCGGTCGGCATCCCCATAGCCGATCTCGTCAAGCTCGTGAAGCAGTTCCATGATCGTGGCGATGCGGCGCCGGCGGCGCCGGACCTGGTCGAGCATGCGCTTTTCACGCTGCCTCGCCGTCAGGCTTTCGAAGCGAAGCAGCAAGTCGTCGACACGAGCGCGGCAGCCGCATTCGAGCGCAGCACCGTCGATCAGCCTGCGGATCTGGCCGAAGACCGCCACGAGATTTTCATCATCAGCGCTTCCACCTGCGAGAACGTCGATTTCACGTACCATGGCGAGACTCCGGCTAACAGCGGGATGCGGGCGAAAACCGCCCACGCCCCGCACTAGGTTGATGCGTGGCCAGCAATCCAGGCGGCGCCTTGCTGGGCGTAATGGAAGCCGTTGGCAAGGCTTGCGGCGGGATAGGCGGCTTGAAGACCGGCGATGGCATCGGCCGGTGCGGACCTGCCGGCGATCGCGTCGTCAAAGGTTCGTGCAACGGCAACCATGTCGCAGTCCTGCGGCGAAAGCCGGATCCGCGAAATGCCGGCGGCCGCTAATTCCGGCAGCTCCTGGATCAGTGCCTGGCATGTGTGCGACACGGTCTGCACGCCATTCAGGGCAAGAAAGGGCTGCCGGTCGAGCGTTTCGACGACCAGACCATCCGGGTCGTCGCCGCAGATGAACTGACAATTGTCCTTGACCAGCCCCTTGGACCGGGCGTGCGCACAGCGGGCGGAGATCGCGAGCGGCACCCGCCCGAAGGCGAATATCTCGAAGGCCACGCCGGGCGCATCGCGAACGATCTCGCGCACGGATGTCATGGGCAGTTCGGGCGGCAGGCATATGCTCGTCGCACCGCGCGAAGCGAGCAGCCGCGCTGTGGCGCCATTATAGACGTTGATCAACGGGCCGACGGAGTGCGGCTTGCCGGCCAGCAGTCCGAGCGCCGACAGGTCATTGGCTTCGACCGGGTGGGCGCTGTCGCGCACCAGAGCGCGCACGATCTGGCTTTCGCGTTCGAGCGTGACGAGCGCCAGCGAGGCGAGGCTGACGCTCTTGCCCGCGCGCTCCAGCCGCTCGACCACTTCGCCGACATGCGGCTCGATGAAATGCAGCCGTTTCGAGCAGACGGTCTCTCCGATGACGACATGCGTGACCGGCGCTTCGTCGGCGATGCGGAAATAGAAATCGCGCCATTTGGGTCCGTCCCACAAGTAGAGGACGGGGCCGAGGCTAAGGCTTGGAAGCGTTGCGCCAGTCATGATCTACCTCCAACGCTTTTCATAGGCGCCGGACGTCGTCCGCTGGCCTTCGCTCAAGAGTCTCAGCCGTGAGATGAGGGCAGGTCGATCGGCGGCATTCGCGGCAAGCGCGCGGCGCATCACCGAGACGACCTCCGCCACATAAGCCTTGCCGCGCTGGCGTCCCTCGATCTTCAGCGCGCTGACGCCGGCCTCGCGCAACAGATCGACGTGGTCCATCACGTCGAGCGAAACCGGGTCCTCGAA
It includes:
- a CDS encoding NapC/NirT family cytochrome c yields the protein MAWIRKLVLWAWRIVSTPAGTLSLGFLTLGGFVGGVMFWGAFNTALELTNTEAFCTSCHEMRDNVYQELTRTIHFSNRSGVRATCPDCHVPHDWTDKIARKMQASKEVWGKIFGTINTRPKFLEHRLELAQHEWARLKANDSLECRNCHSSVAMDLQKQTERAATIHTRYLLPGRATCIDCHKGIAHELPNMQGIDPGWKVPPELEGETTTSSTPIDELRQAMKELHASNF
- the ubiV gene encoding ubiquinone anaerobic biosynthesis protein UbiV, translated to MMTGATLPSLSLGPVLYLWDGPKWRDFYFRIADEAPVTHVVIGETVCSKRLHFIEPHVGEVVERLERAGKSVSLASLALVTLERESQIVRALVRDSAHPVEANDLSALGLLAGKPHSVGPLINVYNGATARLLASRGATSICLPPELPMTSVREIVRDAPGVAFEIFAFGRVPLAISARCAHARSKGLVKDNCQFICGDDPDGLVVETLDRQPFLALNGVQTVSHTCQALIQELPELAAAGISRIRLSPQDCDMVAVARTFDDAIAGRSAPADAIAGLQAAYPAASLANGFHYAQQGAAWIAGHAST
- a CDS encoding YbaN family protein, whose amino-acid sequence is MNLPLRILCLCLGWLMVGFAIAGVFLPLLPTTPFLLLAAGLFARASPRLERWLVEHPVFGPSLRLWREKGAIAAKAKFTAVALIAASFGLFCLFSNPDAMLAAIVAAVMALPAAFILTRPSN
- a CDS encoding nitrate reductase cytochrome c-type subunit, yielding MFGALLALLFVSSAAIAQMAPEERVPELSGPPQEMTEPGAPPIPKWVVDDVRKERNYPDQPPVIPHSIEGYQLSVNTNRCLSCHKRELTEESGAPMISVTHYMTREGQMLADVSPRRYFCTACHVPQANVKPLVGNTFKDMSELGVKPAGSE